In Platichthys flesus chromosome 20, fPlaFle2.1, whole genome shotgun sequence, a single genomic region encodes these proteins:
- the LOC133976150 gene encoding inhibitor of nuclear factor kappa-B kinase subunit alpha-like encodes MEKPPFRQNQSCGDWELKERLGMGGFAHVYLYQHHETNEKLAVKMCRLELTARNKDRWSREIQIMKKLNNINVVTAREVPEEMRHIALNDLPLLAMEYCSRGDLRRVLSKPENCCGLKESEVLSLLNDVGAGIQYLHENKIIHRDLKPENIVLQDINGKLVHKIIDLGYAKDLDQGSLCTSFVGTLQYLAPELFENKPYTVTVDYWSFGTMIFECSCGFRPFLHNLQPVQWATKVRNKGPKDIMAVEDMSGEVRFSTHLPYPNNLSRTMLEPMESLLQLMLKWDPLHRGGKVNPDTKKPMCFEVLEEILRTKVVHILNMTTAQVHSFQLTPDESLHSLQKRIEAETKIEVVNQELLQETGVSLDPRKPAAQCVLDGVRGWDSYIVYLFDKSITKYSGPFSARQLPDKVSTIVQEAKTQLPLAALKKVWGEAVSYICGLKDDYSRLFQGQRAAMLSLLRYNTNLTRCKNSMFGFSQQLKAKLDFFKSSIQYDLEKYSDQMHYGISSEKMLKAWQENEERAAAFAQVAEVSHLDDEIMALHSEIVELQRSPYARRQGDKMEQLEEKAIELYKQLKMKCKISETDVSSDSSEMVKAIIQTVQNQDKVLKDLYTHLRKILISKQKIIDLFPRIEKTLESIKDADNTVMQMQIKRQREFWHLLKIACAQNSSRSSIAASPESSNLMQVSPWSQSAQPVSSPHPLTSLPGPNDSDAAPRLLQENQKYLSQLTSLMQEAADEQANSIVDQDWSWTKYETLTTKLKKQNA; translated from the exons ATGGAGAAACCTCCCTTTAGGCAGAACCAGAGCTGTGGAGACTGGGAGCTGAAGGAGAGGCTGGGAATGGGAGGCTTCGCCCATGTCTACCTGTACCAGCATCAC GAGACGAATGAAAAGCTCGCTGTGAAGATGTGTCGCCTGGAGCTCACAGCGAGGAACAAGGACAGATGGAGCAGAGAAATCCAGATCATGAAGAA attgAACAACATAAACGTTGTGACGGCCCGAGAAGTCCCAGAGGAGATGAGGCACATCGCCCTGAACGACCTGCCGCTGCTGGCCATGGAGTACTGCTCCCGAGGAGACCTGAGGAGG GTTCTGAGCAAACCTGAAAACTGCTGCGGTTTGAAAGAGAGTGAAGTTCTGTCCTTACTCAACGATGTTG GAGCTGGTATCCAGTATCTGCATGAAAACAAGATCATCCACCGGGATCTTAAACCTGAGAACATTGTGCTGCAGGACATCAACGGAAAG cTGGTTCACAAAATCATTGACCTGGGCTACGCCAAAGACCTGGACCAGGGAAGTCTGTGCACCTCCTTCGTCGGCACGCTGCAGTACCTG GCACCGGAGCTGTTTGAGAACAAGCCCTACACCGTCACTGTGGACTACTGGAGCTTCGGCACGATGATATTCGAGTGCAGTTGTGGTTTCCGTCCTTTCTTGCACAACCTTCAACCTGTGCAGTG GGCGACCAAAGTGCGGAACAAAGGTCCTAAAGACATCATGGCGGTGGAAGACATGAGCGGAGAAGTCCGATTCTCCACACACCTGCCCTACCCCAACAACCTGAGCAG GACCATGTTGGAGCCGATGGAGTCTCTGCTCCAGCTGATGTTGAAGTGGGATCCTCTCCACAGAGGAGGCAAAGTGAATCCCGACACCAAGAAACCCATGTGCTTCGAAGTACTGGAAGAGATACTCAGAACCAAG GTCGTCCACATCCTGAACATGACCACGGCTCAGGTCCACTCTTTCCAGCTGACTCCAGACGAGTCACTCCACAGTCTACAGAAACGCATCGAGGCCGAGACCAAGATCGAGGTGGTGaaccaggagctgctgcaggagacggGCGTGTCACTGGACCCCAGGAAGCCCGCGGCGCAGTGCGTCCTGGATGGAGTG AGAGGCTGGGACAGCTACATCGTCTACCTGTTCGACAAGAGCATCACCAAGTACTCCGGTCCCTTCAGTGCCAGACAGCTGCCCGACAAAGTCAGCACCatcg TTCAAGAGGCCAAGACGCAGCTGCCCCTGGCGGCGCTGAAGAAGGTTTGGGGAGAAGCCGTGAGCTACATCTGTGGCCTGAAGGACGACTACAGCCGACTCTTTCAAGGACAGAGGGCAGCAAT gctgaGCCTCCTGCGCTACAACACCAACCTGACCCGCTGTAAGAACAGCATGTTCGGCTTCTCTCAGCAGCTGAAAGCCAAGTTAGATTTCTTCAAGAGCAGCATCCAGTACGACCTGGAGAAATACAGCGATCAGATGCACTACGGCATAT CCTCTGAGAAGATGCTGAAGGCCTGGCAGGAGAACGAGGAGAGAGCTGCTGCCTTTGCACAG GTGGCAGAGGTGAGCCACTTGGATGATGAGATCATGGCTCTGCACTCGGAGATCGTGGAACTTCAGAGGAGCCCGTACGCCCGACGCCAAGGGGACAAGATGGAGCAGCT AGAGGAAAAGGCAATCGAGCTCTATAAGCAGCTGAAGATGAAGTGTAAaa TTTCTGAGACGGACGTGAGCAGTGACAGCTCTGAGATGGTGAAGGCCATTATTCAAACTGTTCAGAACCAAGACAAGGTCCTCAAAGATCTGTACACGCACCTCAG AAAGATCCTGATCAGCAAACAGAAGATCATCGACTTGTTCCCACGGATTGAGAAAACACTGGAGAGCATCAAGGACGCTGACAACACCGTGATGCAGATGCAgataaagagacaaagagagttCTGGCATTTACTGAAGATCGCATGT gcCCAGAACTCGTCCCGGAGCTCGATAGCAGCCAGTCCCGAGTCGTCCAACCTGATGCAGGTGTCTCCGTGGTCCCAGTCGGCTCAACCAGTCAGCTCCCCCCATCCTCTGACCTCCCTGCCCGGGCCCAACGACAG TGACGCAGCTCCACgtctgctgcaggagaaccaGAAGTACCTCAGTCAGCTGACCAGCCTGATGCAGGAGGCGGCCGACGAACAGGCCaacagcatagtg GACCAAGACTGGAGCTGGACGAAATACGAAACTTTAACcacaaaattaaaaaagcaaaacGCGTAA